Proteins encoded together in one Cicer arietinum cultivar CDC Frontier isolate Library 1 chromosome 4, Cicar.CDCFrontier_v2.0, whole genome shotgun sequence window:
- the LOC101513152 gene encoding protein HOTHEAD-like, whose product MGWLFSQFILAFLAGCLFFNGLSYSFKAPKYKFIKEATFAPPILSYDYIVIGGGTCGCPLAATLSQGGKVLVLERGGSPYTNPEQINIHNFVNSLSDTSPSSFSQQFISTDGVLNSRARVLGGGSVLNAGFYSRASYRYIRESGLNESLAKSSYEWVEKKVAFEPPMMQWQSAVRDGLLEAGVLPYNGFTFDHLYGTKVGGTIFDKEGHRHTAADLLEYADPKRISVYLHATVQKILFKYNAEKKRPQAYGVIYKDALGIKHRAYISSKVKNEIIVSAGAIGSPQLLMLSGIGPANHLKAHGIKVVLDQPLVGQGMADNPMNVLVVPSPLPVEVSLIQTVGITKFGSFIETASGLSFGHSWSDRLRGIFEFVSNQSGQPTMLTPEAMESYADAIRSLANPTLKGGVILEKIMGPRSTGHLELLTTNPNDNPSVTFNYFKDPEDLRMCVEGMKTIINVINSKAFSRFRYRNMPVQALIDLMLHLQVNLRPKHPNAAFSLEQYCIDTVLTIWHYHGGCQYGKVIDHNYKVIGVQGLRVIDGSTFYRSPGTNPQATVMMLGRYMGQKIIKKRFSRGGSEGMN is encoded by the exons ATGGGTTGGTTGTTCTCACAATTTATATTGGCATTTCTTGCTGGGTGCTTGTTCTTTAATGGCTTATCTTATTCTTTTAAAG CTCCAAAGTACAAATTCATCAAAGAAGCAACATTTGCTCCACCAATCTTAAGTTATGACTATATAGTAATTGGTGGAGGAACATGTGGTTGTCCACTAGCAGCAACACTTTCACAAGGTGGAAAAGTTTTAGTCCTTGAAAGAGGAGGTTCACCCTATACAAATCCAGAACAAATCAACATACATAACTTTGTTAATTCTCTTTCTGACACAAGTCCTTCATCATTTTCACAACAATTCATATCAACCGACGGAGTCCTCAACTCGCGCGCTCGCGTTCTCGGAGGCGGTTCTGTCTTGAATGCTGGATTCTACTCAAGGGCTAGCTATAGGTACATAAGAGAATCTGGTTTGAATGAAAGTTTGgctaaaagttcatatgaaTGGGTTGAAAAGAAGGTTGCTTTTGAGCCACCAATGATGCAATGGCAATCAGCAGTGAGGGATGGATTATTGGAAGCAGGGGTGTTACCTTACAATGGTTTTacttttgatcatttatatgGGACTAAGGTTGGAGGGACAATTTTTGATAAGGAGGGTCATAGACACACTGCAGCTGATTTGTTAGAGTATGCTGATCCAAAGAGGATTTCTGTTTATTTGCATGCAACAGTGCAAAAGATACTATTTAAGTATAATGCAG AAAAAAAGAGGCCACAAGCTTATGGAGTGATTTACAAAGATGCACTGGGAATCAAACATAGAGCATACATAAGCTCCaaagtaaaaaatgaaataatagtATCAGCTGGTGCAATTGGAAGTCCACAGTTGCTAATGCTAAGTGGCATTGGTCCTGCTAACCATCTTAAAGCACATGGAATCAAAGTTGTTTTGGATCAGCCTTTGGTAGGTCAAGGAATGGCAGATAATCCAATGAATGTTCTAGTTGTTCCTTCCCCTTTACCTGTTGAAGTCTCTCTTATTCAAACTGTTGGAATCACCAAGTTTGGTAGCTTCATTGAAACAGCCAGTGGATTGAGCTTTGGTCATTCTTGGTCTGATAGGCTTAGAGGGATTTTTGAATTTGTGTCAAACCAG AGTGGCCAACCCACCATGTTGACACCAGAAGCCATGGAAAGTTATGCAGACGCAATAAGATCATTAGCAAATCCAACACTTAAAGGAGGAGTCATACTTGAAAAGATAATGGGACCACGTTCAACAGGTCACTTAGAGCTTCTAACAACTAATCCTAATGATAATCCATCAGTTACATTCAACTATTTCAAGGATCCAGAAGATTTAAGGATGTGTGTGGAAGGCATGAAAACAATCATAAATGTGATAAACTCGAAAGCATTTTCGCGATTCCGGTATCGAAACATGCCTGTTCAAGCTCTAATAGACTTGATGTTACACTTACAAGTGAACTTAAGGCCTAAACATCCTAATGCTGCATTTTCTTTGGAACAATATTGCATTGACACTGTTTTAACAATTTGGCATTACCATGGAGGGTGTCAATATGGTAAAGTTATTGATCATAATTATAAGGTCATTGGTGTGCAAGGTCTTAGAGTAATTGATGGATCAACTTTTTATAGATCACCAGGGACTAATCCTCAAGCTACTGTTATGATGCTTGGAAG GTATATGGGACAAAAGATTATAAAGAAAAGATTCTCCCGGGGAGGAAGTGAAGGGATGAATTGA
- the LOC101513683 gene encoding uncharacterized protein produces MQSINKKEVPQACPQGCCPTLLLFNTSPLSLNSKTKPRNSSSECRQTFAATTASSIFPNTNFTNHESLPSLHESFTEFNKVYPQFSETQHVDSLRAKEYYHLTFLNQSCLDYIGIGLFSYYQRQQQQQHDSASKTQLASSSTPPQSPQQFSDIPFFSISFKTGNLKTLLLHGGNEPGFESAMRIRVMNFLNISENDYFMVFTANRTSAFKLVADSYPFESCKKLLTVYDYESEAVEAMISCSEKRGAKAMSAEFSWPRLRIQSTKLRKMIVSENKKKNKKKKSGLFVFPLHSRVTGARYPYLWMSKAQENGWHVLIDACALGPKDMDSFALSLFRPDFLICSFYKVFGENPSGFGCLFVKKSSISILESTSCAGIVNLVPESRLLKLSKDSSSNEIPIDQKSPSILQEQELSTLISFSGRMHTPQFVQHEGDPSEELKAPEGSRTVETKRVFENHQIKNVQDSENGSFNIECRCLDQVDSLGLTVITNRGRYLINWLVNSLLKLKHPNAEGVPLVKIYGPKIRFDRGPALAFNVYDWKGEKIEPVLIQKLADRNNISLSYGFLHHIWFADKYLEEKGRVLQTKEGKGQKVTMNKKKDKDNLGVTVVTAALSFLANFEDIYKLWTFVARFLDADFVEKERWRYTALNQKTIEV; encoded by the coding sequence atgcaaTCAATTAACAAAAAAGAAGTACCTCAAGCATGTCCTCAAGGTTGTTGTCCAACCTTATTATTGTTCAACACATCACCACTATCTCTCAACAGCAAAACCAAACCAAGAAACAGTTCATCAGAGTGCCGCCAAACCTTTGCAGCAACAACAGCATCCTCTATTTTCCCAAACACAAATTTCACAAACCATGAATCTCTTCCATCACTTCATGAATCATTCACTGAATTCAACAAAGTTTACCCTCAATTCTCTGAGACTCAACATGTTGACAGTTTGAGAGCCAAAGAATATTATCATCTCACTTTcttaaaccaatcttgtcttGATTACATTGGTATTGGTCTTTTCTCTTACTATCAAcgtcaacaacaacaacaacatgatTCTGCGTCAAAAACTCAACTTGCTTCTTCTTCAACACCACCACAATCTCCACAACAATTTTCTGATATACCCTTTTTTAGTATATCCTTTAAAACTGGAAATTTGAAGACTTTATTGCTTCACGGAGGGAATGAGCCAGGATTTGAGTCTGCAATGAGAATAAGGGTAATGAATTTCCTTAACATTTCTGAAAATGATTATTTCATGGTTTTCACAGCAAATAGAACATCAGCTTTCAAACTTGTGGCAGATTCATATCCATTTGAATCATGTAAGAAGCTTTTGACAGTTTATGATTATGAGAGTGAGGCAGTGGAAGCAATGATTAGTTGCTCAGAAAAGAGAGGAGCTAAGGCTATGTCTGCAGAATTCTCATGGCCAAGACTAAGGATTCAGTCAACAAAATTGAGGAAGATGATTGTTAGtgaaaacaagaagaagaacaaaaagaaaaaaagtggtCTTTTTGTATTCCCACTTCATTCAAGAGTAACAGGAGCAAGATATCCTTATCTATGGATGAGCAAAGCACAGGAAAATGGATGGCATGTTTTGATTGATGCTTGTGCATTAGGACCAAAAGACATGGACAGCTTCGCCCTCTCCCTCTTTCGTCCCGACTTTCTCATTTGTTCTTTCTACAAAGTTTTCGGAGAAAATCCTTCCGGTTTTGGATGCCTTTTTGTCAAGAAATCTTCTatttcaattcttgaatcaACCTCTTGTGCTGGAATTGTGAACCTCGTACCAGAAAGTAGGCTACTTAAGCTATCAAAGGATTCTTCTAGTAATGAAATACCTATTGATCAAAAATCACCATCTATCTTACAAGAACAAGAGTTATCTACTTTGATTTCTTTCTCTGGAAGGATGCATACACCACAATTTGTGCAACATGAAGGAGATCCATCTGAGGAACTAAAAGCTCCTGAAGGTTCTAGAACTGTGGAAACGAAAAGGGTATTTGAGAATCATCAAATTAAGAATGTACAAGATAGTGAAAATGGTAGCTTTAACATTGAATGCAGGTGTTTGGATCAAGTGGACTCTTTAGGATTAACAGTAATTACCAACAGAGGAAGGTACCTGATAAATTGGCTTGTGAACTCATTGCTGAAGcttaaacaccctaatgcagAAGGGGTTCCCTTAGTCAAAATCTATGGACCAAAGATAAGATTTGATAGAGGACCAGCTTTGGCTTTCAATGTGTATGATTGGAAAGGTGAAAAGATTGAACCTGTCTTAATACAGAAACTTGCTGATAGAAACAATATTTCACTCAGCTATGGATTCCTACATCATATTTGGTTTGCAGATAAGTATTTAGAAGAGAAAGGAAGAGTTCTACAGACAAAAGAAGGAAAAGGCCAGAAAGTAACTATgaacaagaagaaagataaaGATAACTTGGGAGTAACAGTGGTTACTGCTGCATTAAGCTTCTTGGCTAACTTTGAAGATATCTATAAACTATGGACTTTTGTTGCTAGGTTCCTTGATGCAGACTTTGTGGAGAAAGAGAGATGGAGATACACAGCTCTCAATCAGAAAACAATTGAAGTTTAA
- the LOC101512514 gene encoding calcium-dependent protein kinase 26, which produces MAVVAESDSSSKRSTSFNCYKVASLVETILDAKQTSNLKDRYILGEQLGWGQFGVIRTCSDKMTGEVLACKSIAKDRLVTSDDMQSVKLEIEIMAKLSGHPNVVDLKAVYEEEDFVHLVMELCAGGELFHLLEKHGRFSESEGRVLFRHLMKMVLYCHENGVVHRDLKPENILLATKSFSSPIKLADFGLATYIKPGQNLHGLVGSPFYIAPEVLAGAYNQAADIWSAGVILYILLSGMPPFWGKTKSRIFEAVKAADLRFPSEPWDRISVSAKDLIRRMLCVEPSQRLTAQEVLDHYWMDSNPTDMEQLSEHKIKSCGEWHLGGDSFSESFMSRNKDISFGAGSPTCDAQSPTFTCKSSFSSIFVEPVTPLSASGGFSFRSSGGSTCMEFSSPVPSMPSFAFLSPTSVVEQKSIIFEFSSNTSEVNGIVGDSSLCFGNDVKERDHKPVETKRASVTNCNRTLGFHSKRNRTIGLGECEQLDLVVTESVIRWLSCTQLPTSPKSSLVC; this is translated from the exons ATGGCTGTTGTTGCCGAGAGCGACAGCAGCAGCAAACGATCAACTTCATTCAATTGTTACAAAGTGGCAAGCTTGGTTGAAACCATATTGGATGCGAAGCAAACTTCTAATTTGAAAGATCGATACATTCTTGGGGAGCAGTTGGGTTGGGGACAGTTTGGTGTCATTAGAACATGCTCTGACAAAATGACCGGAGAGGTTTTGGCGTGCAAATCGATTGCGAAAGATAGGCTGGTTACTTCAGATGATATGCAAAGTGTTAAACTTGAGATTGAGATCATGGCAAAGTTATCTGGGCACCCTAATGTTGTAGATCTCAAGGCAGTTTATGAAGAAGAAGATTTCGTTCATTTGGTGATGGAGCTTTGTGCTGGAGGGGAGCTGTTTCACCTGTTAGAGAAGCATGGACGGTTTTCTGAATCGGAAGGCAGGGTTCTCTTTAGGCATCTCATGAAGATGGTTTTGTATTGTCATGAAAATGGTGTTGTTCACCGAGATTTGAAGCCTGAAAACATTCTCTTAGCAACTAAATCCTTCTCATCTCCAATTAAATTGGCTGACTTTGGACTTGCAACCTACATCAAGCCTG GACAGAATTTACACGGGTTAGTCGGGAGTCCATTTTATATTGCTCCGGAGGTATTGGCAGGTGCATATAACCAAGCTGCCGATATATGGAGTGCTGGCGTTATTCTTTACATTCTACTGAGTGGAATGCCGCCGTTTTGGGGGAAGACGAAGTCGCGGATATTTGAAGCTGTTAAGGCTGCTGATTTGAGGTTCCCTTCTGAACCGTGGGATCGCATCTCTGTATCTGCTAAGGATTTAATTAGGCGAATGCTCTGCGTAGAACCTTCTCAAAGGCTCACTGCTCAGGAGGTTTTAG ACCATTACTGGATGGATAGCAATCCAACAGATATGGAACAACTAAGTGAACATAAAATCAAAAGTTGTGGAGAGTGGCATCTTGGTGGCGACTCATTCTCTGAGTCATTTATGTCCAGGAATAAGGATATTAGCTTTGGTGCTGGGTCACCTACATGTGACGCTCAATCACCTACATTCACGTGCAAATCGTCATTTTCCTCAATTTTCGTGGAGCCAGTGACACCTTTATCTGCTTCTGGTGGGTTTTCATTTCGAAGCTCAGGTGGTTCCACATGTATGGAATTTTCTTCACCTGTTCCCTCGATGCCTAGCTTTGCATTTCTCAGCCCTACTTCTGTTGTTGAGCAAAAGAGTATTATATTTGAGTTCTCGTCTAACACATCAGAAGTAAATGGAATTGTTGGAG ATTCTTCTCTTTGCTTTGGAAATGATGTTAAAGAAAGGGATCACAAGCCTGTAGAGACTAAAAGGGCAAGTGTAACAAATTGTAACAGGACATTGGGATTCCACAGCAAGAGAAACCGTACGATTGGACTTGGTGAGTGTGAACAACTTGATCTTGTGGTGACTGAATCCGTCATTCGTTGGTTATCATGCACGCAACTTCCTACATCACCAAAATCGTCTCTTGTCTGTTGA